The following are encoded together in the Humulus lupulus chromosome 5, drHumLupu1.1, whole genome shotgun sequence genome:
- the LOC133778673 gene encoding BTB/POZ domain-containing protein At3g05675-like, whose product MDKAAIAKPFKLGELGRNDIVICLKNKEGRPEWFYCHSSILTDRSKYFAHQFSCPNAGNLIELQCSKFNYDHHVKLLRLLHLPAHLILDSLSSVTSAIGVLELAVSFQCEEIIQCCIQYLEAVPWEDKEEEHILKSVLKLGPVAMPVLARIQPVDLTATKNVFVSAVRFAMSINGPCPPFGEELKTSAQEQVEYMLGEDEDLPLVTADDEVRSVVIEGLCKLCKSFEDELASLLLDPNLVSDTAEAKLLHCLSDLEWMCNILPKMDLMKDFVSNWTEISSNVLGLVQDQKLDFLMWGLKIKLIEVTAKVLDAVGYGNVILPAPYRVTLLKTWLPYIRKIKPLLDSKGNEEIGFPYKMDEDLCQSIEGAIVSLILSLPSNDQADIFADWMKADQVRYPDLSEAFEVWCFRTKSAKRRLEGLNKVGNATISL is encoded by the coding sequence ATGGACAAAGCTGCAATAGCCAAGCCTTTTAAACTTGGTGAACTAGGAAGAAATGACATTGTTATATGTTTGAAGAATAAAGAAGGAAGACCAGAATGGTTctattgtcactcctctattctTACAGATAGAAGTAAATACTTTGCTCATCAGTTTTCCTGTCCAAACGCCGGTAATCTTATTGAACTCCAGTGCTCGAAATTCAACTACGATCATCATGTCAAACTCTTGAGGTTGCTACATCTTCCAGCGCACTTGATTTTggattcattgagctcggttacATCTGCCATAGGTGTTCTTGAATTAGCCGTTTCTTTTCAATGTGAAGAGATCATACAGTGTTGCATTCAGTACCTAGAGGCGGTTCCTTGGGAAGACAAAGAAGAGGAGCACATTTTAAAATCAGTGTTGAAACTGGGGCCGGTAGCCATGCCCGTATTAGCCAGGATCCAACCTGTGGATTTAACTGCCACGAAAAATGTTTTTGTCTCGGCAGTTCGCTTTGCCATGTCTATTAATGGACCTTGCCCTCCATTCGGTGAAGAGCTCAAAACCTCTGCTCAGGAACAAGTTGAGTACATGCTTGGGGAAGATGAGGACTTACCACTGGTTACTGCAGACGATGAAGTAAGATCAGTGGTCATAGAGGGTCTTTGCAAGTTATGTAAATCCTTTGAAGATGAATTAGCTTCCTTGCTTTTGGATCCTAATCTTGTATCTGACACAGCAGAGGCCAAATTATTGCATTGTTTATCTGATCTTGAATGGATGTGCAACATACTTCCTAAGATGGATCTAATGAAAGATTTTGTTTCAAACTGGACTGAAATCTCTTCCAATGTGTTAGGGCTTGTTCAAGATCAGAAACTTGATTTCCTTATGTGGGGTTTGAAAATTAAGCTCATAGAAGTTACTGCTAAAGTTTTGGATGCAGTTGGCTATGGGAATGTGATTCTTCCCGCACCATACCGGGTCACGTTACTAAAGACATGGCTCCCTTATATAAGGAAAATCAAACCCCTTTTGGATTCGAAGGGCAATGAGGAGATTGGCTTTCCTTACAAGATGGACGAAGATCTGTGCCAAAGCATCGAAGGCGCGATTGTTTCGTTGATATTGTCACTGCCTTCGAATGATCAAGCTGATATTTTTGCAGACTGGATGAAAGCCGATCAAGTTCGGTATCCCGATTTGAGCGAAGCTTTCGAGGTCTGGTGTTTTAGAACCAAATCTGCAAAACGAAGATTGGAGGGGCTAAATAAAGTTGGCAATGCCACAATAAGCCTGTAA